Below is a window of Coriobacterium glomerans PW2 DNA.
GCCGCTATCGGAAGTGAGACGTGATCGAGTGCATTGCATGTGCGCATGGTAGCTCCTGACGCGTGTTGCGAGATCGCTGATGAGAACCGATCACTCGAAGCTCATCGGTACTCGCGCCGGTGAGCTTCGAGCATGAGTTCATTGTATACCCGAGCAAGCTCTGGGGGGCGCCCTCTCAGAGCGCTGCGATCCCGCGACGCGAACACTCATGAGCATTCACATCAATTGAATCTGACTCGTTGACCTGAGAATGGGTATGAACTCTGCTGTTGTGTTGGATATCAGAAGAAATAGAGGAGGTTATGTGTGATGGTCGGAATCGTCCTCGCAAGCCACGGTACCTTGGCAGACGGGATCAGACAGACCGGGTCGATGGTCTTCGGCGACCAGCAGGCCGTGGCATCGGTCTCGCTTGCCGCAAGCATGGGACCGGATGACTTTCGCAGCAAGGTCGAGGAGGCCCTCGCTTCATTTGATGATCGAAACGAGGTGTTGTTCCTCGTCGATCTGTGGGGCGGAACGCCATTCAATCAGATCAGCGCGATCTGCAAAGAGCATGAGAGCTGGGCTGTTCTCACCGGTCTCAATCTGCCCATGCTCATCGAGGCCTACTCCGCGAGGCCCGGGGCGGCCAGCGCTCACGCGCTCGCGGCCCATGTCGTGCAGGAGGCCCGTCGAGGCGTGCGGGTGCTGCCCGAGAACCTCGATGCAGCCGATACGAGGTCAAAGGGGCCTCAGCACGCACAGAAGCCATCCGGCGCTCAGATTCCGGAGGGAACCGTGCTGGGTGACGGTCACATCAAGTTCGTACTCGTTCGCATCGATACGCGCCTGCTGCATGGCCAGGTCGCGACGACCTGGACCAAGACTTCCTGTCCTGATCGCATCATCGTCGTATCCGACAACGTCGCCTCCGACGCGCTCAGAAAAAGCATGATCGAGCAGGCGGCGCCGCCAGGGGTGCGGGTCAACGTCGTTCCCATCGACAAGATGATCGAAGTCGCCCGCGATCCGCGCTTCGGCGACACGAAGGCGATGCTGCTGTTCGAGACACCTGAAGATCTGCTTCGAGCGGTAGAGGGAGGTCTCGATATCAAGAAGGTGAACCTCGGATCGATCGCCCACTCGCAGGGCAAGGTCGTTATCACCAACTCCGTCTCGATGGGTCGAGATGATGTCACCGCCTTTGAGGGGCTTCTCGAGCACGGCATCGAGTTCGATGCCCGCAAGGTGCCGAACGATTCAGCGGGGTCATTCAAGAACATGCTCAACAAGGCAAAATCCGAACTGCACCTGAGTTAGAAGGAGGCAGCATGCCACCGATCACCATTGCACTCATCGTCATCGTCGCCCTGCTCGCAGGTATGGGCGGCGTCTTGGACCAGTTCCAGTTTCATCAGCCCCTCGTCGCATGCTCGCTCATCGGCTTGGTGAGCGGCCATCTCGTCGAAGGGGTCACCTTGGGCGGGATGCTCCAGATGATAGCTCTCGGCTGGGCGAACGTCGGTGCCGCCATGGCGCCTGACGCGGCTCTCGCGTCGGTCGCCTCAGCCATCATCATGGTCCTCGCCCTGCCATCCGGCGGAACCTCGCCCACCGAGGTCGACCATGCCATCACCGCGGCGATAGCCATGGCGGTTCCGCTCTCTATAGCGGGTCTGTTCCTGACGATGGTCTGCCGCACCATAGCTATCCCGATAGCGCACATCATGGACGCGGCCGCGGTCAAGGGCAACTTTCGCATGATCGAGATATGGCAGGTCATCGCTATTCTCATGCAGGGAGTGCGTATCGCGATCCCCGCTGCGGCGCTTTGCTTCATCCCCTCCGCGGCCGTCGAGGGCATTCTGAGATCGATGCCGGATTGGCTCTCAGGCGGCATGGCGGTCGGCGGCGGGATGGTTGCAGCCGTCGGTTACGCCATGGTCATAAACATGATGGCATCCAAAGAGGTCTGGCCCTTCTTCGCTCTGGGATTCGCCCTCGCTGCGATCTCTCAGCTCACGCTTATCGCGCTGGGAGTCATCGGCGTCTCTCTCGCCCTGCTCTATCTCGGTCTCAAGCAAAGCGCTGAGGCCGGCGGCGGGAGCGCCACGGGAGACCCGCTCGGCGATATCTTGAACGACTACTGAGACCGCAGGAGAGTGAGATAACATGACGGACAAGACTCGGCTATCACGATCTGATCGATTCAAGATCGCCTGGCGACACCAGTTCCTCCAGGGATCTTGGAACTATGAGCGCATGCAGAACGGCGGCTGGTGCTATTCCATTATCCCTGCGATCAAAAAGCTCTACGGGGACAAAAACGACCAGATTGCCGCTCTCAAGCGTCATCTCGAGTTCTATAACACGCACCCGTACGTGTCGGCCCCGGTGATGGG
It encodes the following:
- a CDS encoding PTS sugar transporter subunit IIB, whose amino-acid sequence is MVGIVLASHGTLADGIRQTGSMVFGDQQAVASVSLAASMGPDDFRSKVEEALASFDDRNEVLFLVDLWGGTPFNQISAICKEHESWAVLTGLNLPMLIEAYSARPGAASAHALAAHVVQEARRGVRVLPENLDAADTRSKGPQHAQKPSGAQIPEGTVLGDGHIKFVLVRIDTRLLHGQVATTWTKTSCPDRIIVVSDNVASDALRKSMIEQAAPPGVRVNVVPIDKMIEVARDPRFGDTKAMLLFETPEDLLRAVEGGLDIKKVNLGSIAHSQGKVVITNSVSMGRDDVTAFEGLLEHGIEFDARKVPNDSAGSFKNMLNKAKSELHLS
- a CDS encoding PTS mannose/fructose/sorbose transporter subunit IIC; translated protein: MPPITIALIVIVALLAGMGGVLDQFQFHQPLVACSLIGLVSGHLVEGVTLGGMLQMIALGWANVGAAMAPDAALASVASAIIMVLALPSGGTSPTEVDHAITAAIAMAVPLSIAGLFLTMVCRTIAIPIAHIMDAAAVKGNFRMIEIWQVIAILMQGVRIAIPAAALCFIPSAAVEGILRSMPDWLSGGMAVGGGMVAAVGYAMVINMMASKEVWPFFALGFALAAISQLTLIALGVIGVSLALLYLGLKQSAEAGGGSATGDPLGDILNDY